The region GGCGACACTGCTACGGGCAAAAACGATCTTTGCCTGCATTGAGATGAGCTCCGGCAAGCCGCGACGCATGCCGCCGGTTTTTATCGAAAAATATGCGAAGGGCCTGACCGAAGCTCAAATGCAGAGCTGATTGCTCAGTGAGGTGTCAGGCGGGCCGACAGATCGTCAGCTCGCCCCTTTGATCTGGAGCGTTGTTAACGGTATTCGCAGAGGTATGCCGTGTCCTGCTCGACCTGGAGATGGAACCGGCTATTGCCTGGCACAGTAAATTGCATGCCTGCGCTGAATTCCTCCCACTGCTCGCTGCCCGGCAATTTCACGGTGAGGTGGCCGCTGATCACGTGCATGATTTCCAGCTGGCTGGTTCCGAACTCGTACTCTCCGGGCGCCATGACGCCGACGGTCGCTGCGCCCTCTAGCTGCCGGAAGGCGATGGAGGCAACCTTGCCTTCGAAGTATTCGTTTACCGTGAACATTGTTGCGCTCCTGATAGGGATAAAAAGGGTCAACATTATGCCGATGCGTCTCCCGCAGCGGCAATCCAAATCATCGTAAGGCGGGTACTTTCTGTCTTCGTCAGGGTGAATCGGCAAGGTGTGTCTTGAGCTGGAAGTGTGAACCTGTGTTTCGTTTGAGGGTCAGCTATGTGTGTACCCAACAACTCGGAGTTACCTATGAAAGCTTCTGCAACTGCCTGGATAGCCGCACTGGCGCTCGGTTTGACCGCTGCCTCGGCTCACGCTGACGACATCGAAGGCAATATCGAGTCGATTGATAAGGAAGCCATGTCTTTGGTTGTCGACGGTAAGTCGTTCTCGACCAATGAGCAGACTGAGTACGAAGACGAGCTCAAATCCTTCAGCGATCTCCAGCAGGGCATGCGCGTCGAAGTGGACTATGAGGAAACCAACGGAGAAATGATCGCGACTGAAATCGAAGTCGACGACTGAACCGGCATCGCAGCCTGAGGCCGCAGGCAACCTGCGGCCTTCTCCCTTGACCCCTGTTATGATTTACCCCATCTAGCTGCTTCGCTTGAGTCCGAATCCAGCCGCTCACGCTGAAGAGCCCGTCCAATTCAACACCACCCCGGGAGGTAATATGGCGAGCATCGCTTTTATCGGTTTGGGCGTAATGGGTTACCCAATGGCTGGCCATTTGATACGTGCAGGGCATGAGGTGGGGGTTTTCAATCGTACGGCTGAGAAGGCTCGGGCCTGGGTCGCCGAGTACGGCGGCGAAGCCTTTGCTACGCCCGCCCAGGCCGCAGTCGAACGTGATTTAATCATGACCTGCGTGGGCAACGATGATGATCTGCGAGAGGTTGTCAGCGGTCCCGGCGGTGTGCTGGAAGGCGTTCGATCCGGTGCTGTCCTGGTCGACCATACCACCGCGTCGGCTGGCGTGGCGCGGGAGATGGCCCTGCTTTGCAATGCCAAGGGCGTCGGCTTTCTGGATGCCCCGGTATCCGGAGGCCAGGCTGGTGCGGAGACTGGCAAGCTTACGGTCATGGTCGGTGGAGAAGAAGCCGTATATGACCTGGCGCGGCCCGCCATCAGCAGTTACGCGAAAATGGTGCGGCGGATGGGAGAAGTGGGAAGCGGGCAACTCACGAAAATGGTCAATCAGGTCTGTATTGCAGGGCTGGTGCAGGGGCTGGCCGAGGCCCTTAATTTCGCCCGCTGTGCTGGTCTGGATGCAGAAGCCGCCATGCAGGTGATCAGCAAGGGTGCGGCACAATCCTGGCAGCTGGAAAACCGCCATAAGAGCATGATTGCCGGTGAGTTTGATTTTGGCTTCGCGGTGGACTGGATGCGCAAGGACCTCGGCATCGTCCTGGATGAAGCCCGCGTGAACGGAGCTCAGCTGCCGGTCACAGCGCTGGTTGATCAGTTCTATGCAGACGTTCAAGCCATGGGAGGAGGGCGCTGGGACACATCGAGTTTGATTGCCAGGTTTGAGCGCTGCAAATAAACTACCGCGCCGGACCTCTGGTGGTCATCCTTGCCTTGATCCGGAACGATTTATGGTAAGAATTCGAGCGGGGTGGTCAGATGAAATGCAGGGAAGGCTGTGGCGCGTGCTGTATAGCGCCTTCAATATCCTCACCCATTCCGGGTATGCCTGAGGGCAAGCCCGCAGGCGTGGCCTGCATCAACCTGACGCCGGATAACCGCTGTGGAATCTTCACTTCCCCGCTGCGTCCGCCGGTGTGCAGTCAGTTCGCAGCCGATCCGCAGGTATGCGGCGAAAATGCCGATGAAGCACTGATGATCTTGCGATGGTGGGAGCAGCAAACCGCCTGATCTCGAATCCCTGATAAAAAAACCCCGCTCAATGGCGGGGTTTTTCGTATCACTTGCCTGGGTAGTCCCGCTGCTGCGAGCCAGTGTACAGCTGGCGAGGACGACCGATCTTGTACGGATTGCTGATCATCTCGTTCCAGTGTGCGATCCAGCCCGGCGTACGGCCAGTGGCAAAGATTACCGTGAACATCTCGGTGGGAATGCCGATGGCCTTGAGGATGATGCCGGAATAGAAGTCCACGTTCGGATACAGGTTGCGCTCGATGAAGTACGGATCAGTGAGCGCAATTTCTTCCAGTTTCATTGCCAGTTCAAGCTGCGGATCGTTGATGCCGAGTTCGCCCAGCACTTCGTCGCAGGTCTGCTTCATGACCTTGGCGCGGGGGTCAAAGTTCTTGTAGACGCGATGACCGAAGCCCATCAGCTTGAAGGGATCGTCCTTGTCCTTGGCTTTGGCGACGAACTTGTCGATGTTGGACACATCACCAATTTCATCCAGCATCCGGAGAACCGCTTCGTTGGCACCGCCATGAGCAGGGCCCCACAGTGCAGCAATACCCGCAGCAATACAGGCGAAGGGGTTGGCGCCTGAAGAGCCGGCCAGACGCACGGTTGAAGTCGATGCGTTCTGCTCGTGGTCTGCGTGCAGCACGAAAACCTTATCCATCGCCCTGGCCAGAACAGGGTTCACCTTCTTCTCTTCACATGGTGTGTTGAACATCATGTGCAGGAAGTTTTCCGAATAGGACAGGTCGT is a window of Pseudomonas sp. gcc21 DNA encoding:
- a CDS encoding DUF5666 domain-containing protein; this encodes MKASATAWIAALALGLTAASAHADDIEGNIESIDKEAMSLVVDGKSFSTNEQTEYEDELKSFSDLQQGMRVEVDYEETNGEMIATEIEVDD
- the gltA gene encoding citrate synthase gives rise to the protein MADKKAQLIIEGAAPIDLPVYSGTLGPDVVDVRGLTAEGVFTFDPGFMATSSCESKITYIDGDKGILLHRGYPIEQLAEQADFLETCYLLLKGELPTAEEKSKFDSTIKCHTMVHEQLSHFFNGFRRDAHPMAIMCGVVGALSAFYHDSLDINDAHHREISAIRLIAKMPTLAAMVYKYSVGQPFMFPRNDLSYSENFLHMMFNTPCEEKKVNPVLARAMDKVFVLHADHEQNASTSTVRLAGSSGANPFACIAAGIAALWGPAHGGANEAVLRMLDEIGDVSNIDKFVAKAKDKDDPFKLMGFGHRVYKNFDPRAKVMKQTCDEVLGELGINDPQLELAMKLEEIALTDPYFIERNLYPNVDFYSGIILKAIGIPTEMFTVIFATGRTPGWIAHWNEMISNPYKIGRPRQLYTGSQQRDYPGK
- a CDS encoding YkgJ family cysteine cluster protein, which translates into the protein MKCREGCGACCIAPSISSPIPGMPEGKPAGVACINLTPDNRCGIFTSPLRPPVCSQFAADPQVCGENADEALMILRWWEQQTA
- a CDS encoding pyrimidine/purine nucleoside phosphorylase, coding for MFTVNEYFEGKVASIAFRQLEGAATVGVMAPGEYEFGTSQLEIMHVISGHLTVKLPGSEQWEEFSAGMQFTVPGNSRFHLQVEQDTAYLCEYR
- a CDS encoding NAD(P)-dependent oxidoreductase, coding for MASIAFIGLGVMGYPMAGHLIRAGHEVGVFNRTAEKARAWVAEYGGEAFATPAQAAVERDLIMTCVGNDDDLREVVSGPGGVLEGVRSGAVLVDHTTASAGVAREMALLCNAKGVGFLDAPVSGGQAGAETGKLTVMVGGEEAVYDLARPAISSYAKMVRRMGEVGSGQLTKMVNQVCIAGLVQGLAEALNFARCAGLDAEAAMQVISKGAAQSWQLENRHKSMIAGEFDFGFAVDWMRKDLGIVLDEARVNGAQLPVTALVDQFYADVQAMGGGRWDTSSLIARFERCK